Proteins from one Cryptomeria japonica chromosome 4, Sugi_1.0, whole genome shotgun sequence genomic window:
- the LOC131065512 gene encoding glycosyltransferase family 92 protein RCOM_0530710, protein MSFRYRRSSSNKKEDWVIKEISQSPRRTVPTISEPRKTPFRLCSAIAIVAIVLALVVTATFVIHISHKNVLPFALLTKQERFLQMKGFEMQRESKESKSNTHSGNEAVYIEDVVLLPDEVVAMVLLSSATSSLLGQRSMVVCVYSDKIFTEVNGIEYLDGRAAVRCQLPEKKEAEAYKHYIKRLLSLKLLNRDLNRHVRQINKPSDESILKWDFLIYESFSTSTDVVLFAKGLNHRQGVNTDPESLRCVYNGTVETAVTVSSQEVFRCKHPNKAHRSELLGTRISLRWQGRLIPSVAYYQQPQDQHREDDFSHREVLCSCTMVFNVTKFLKEWVTYHSHLGVGHFFLYDNNSEDNLEGTVAALGGEFNVTRHPWPWVKTQEAGFSHCALLARNKCQWMVFADVDEFIFSPEWLDLVKEDTQFTEEANKTKSGSNPSQIGRKALESLVMERSKNITDSETQTGQISINCNNFGASGLKVHPERGVTQGYTCREKAQHRHKSIVLLEALSPSLLNVIHHFQLKPGYTTDHLRSNEAVINHYKYQAWSEFKSKFRRRVSAYVVDWTEAKNAESQDRTPGLGKEAIEPPDWENRFCEVNDTALRDFNLKVFSSGSKMLWQL, encoded by the coding sequence ATGTCGTTCAGGTACAGGCGCAGCAGCAGCAATAAGAAAGAAGACTGGGTTATCAAGGAAATCAGTCAGAGTCCCAGAAGAACTGTTCCCACGATCTCAGAGCCAAGGAAGACTCCTTTCAGGCTCTGTTCTGCCATTGCTATCGTTGCCATAGTTCTTGCCCTCGTTGTTACTGCTACATTTGTTATTCACATTTCTCACAAAAATGTTTTGCCCTTTGCTTTACTTACCAAGCAAGAGAGATTCCTGCAAATGAAAGGATTTGAGATGCAGAGGGAATCAAAGGAAAGCAAATCAAATACCCATTCTGGAAACGAGGCTGTCTATATTGAGGATGTGGTTCTACTTCCTGATGAAGTGGTTGCCATGGTCCTCCTGTCCTCTGCAACTTCTAGTCTATTAGGGCAGAGATCCATGGTTGTATGTGTATATTCTGATAAAATCTTTACAGAGGTCAATGGAATTGAATACTTGGATGGCCGAGCTGCTGTAAGATGCCAACTACCTGAGAAAAAAGAGGCAGAGGCCTATAAGCATTATATAAAAAGATTGCTGTCTCTGAAACTATTGAACAGAGATCTAAACAGACATGTCAGGCAAATAAATAAGCCTTCTGATGAAAGTATCTTAAAGTGGGACTTTTTAATTTATGAAAGCTTTTCTACAAGTACAGATGTGGTTTTGTTTGCCAAAGGATTGAATCACAGACAAGGAGTCAATACAGATCCCGAATCTCTGCGCTGTGTGTACAATGGTACAGTGGAGACAGCTGTGACAGTCTCCAGCCAAGAAGTCTTCAGATGTAAGCATCCAAATAAAGCACACAGATCAGAGCTTTTAGGCACAAGAATTTCTCTTAGATGGCAAGGAAGGCTGATTCCATCTGTGGCTTACTATCAACAGCCTCAGGATCAGCACAGAGAAGATGATTTCAGCCACAGAGAAGTACTCTGTTCATGCACCATGGTATTCAATGTGACAAAGTTTCTCAAGGAATGGGTCACGTATCATTCACATTTGGGTGTAGGGCACTTTTTTCTGTATGACAACAACAGTGAGGATAACCTGGAAGGAACTGTGGCTGCTCTGGGAGGTGAATTCAATGTAACCAGGCATCCCTGGCCATGGGTAAAGACTCAGGAGGCTGGATTTTCACACTGTGCTTTGCTTGCCAGAAACAAATGCCAATGGATGGTATTTGCAGATGTGGACGAGTTCATTTTTTCTCCTGAGTGGCTAGATCTTGTGAAAGAAGATACCCAATTCACGGAAGAAGCAAATAAGACCAAATCTGGGTCAAACCCATCACAAATTGGCAGAAAAGCATTAGAATCATTGGTGATGGAGAGAAGCAAAAACATTACAGATAGTGAAACCCAAACTGGGCAAATATCTATAAACTGTAATAACTTTGGGGCATCAGGGCTGAAGGTGCACCCTGAGAGAGGAGTCACACAGGGCTACACATGCAGAGAAAAAGCCCAACACCGCCATAAATCCATTGTATTGCTTGAAGCACTTTCCCCTTCTTTGCTCAATGTGATTCATCATTTTCAGCTAAAACCAGGTTACACAACGGATCATCTGAGATCCAATGAGGCAGTGATAAACCATTACAAGTACCAGGCGTGGAGTGAATTTAAGTCCAAGTTCAGAAGGAGGGTATCGGCATATGTTGTGGATTGGACAGAAGCGAAGAATGCAGAGTCACAGGATAGGACTCCTGGGCTGGGAAAGGAGGCCATTGAGCCTCCTGACTGGGAAAACAGATTTTGTGAGGTCAATGATACGGCATTGAGAGActtcaatctgaaagtattttcTTCAGGCTCAAAAATGCTTTGGCAATTGTAA